In one window of Opitutus sp. GAS368 DNA:
- the ilvB gene encoding biosynthetic-type acetolactate synthase large subunit → MKLTGAEIIWECLQREGVDVVFGYPGGAILPTYDAMTKYPKIHHVLVRHEQGATHMADGYARASGKVGVAIATSGPGATNMVTGIATAMMDSSPIVCITGQVGSKAIGTDAFQETDVTGVTLPITKHNYLVTKPGDVARAIREAFYIAKSGRPGPVLVDITKDAQQLTAEFDWEAAAPRLPGYRPSYHAPASEFARAAELINAAKRPLIFAGQGVLKSGTTAEVLKLAKTAGIPITTTLLGIGAIPASSEFNLGMMGMHGEAWVNQAIQQADLLIALGMRFDDRVTGNLKTYALNAKKIHVDIDPTEINKNVPVDVALIGDLREVLTLIQPQVQKADHTEWWATINAFRGDSAVRDIQSLPDSGHLYAAHVINDIWRLTQKRDTIVVTDVGQHQMWEAQYFRHEKPRSLITSGGLGTMGFALPAAIGAKFACPDKDVWVVVGDGGFQMTSCELATAEQEGIKVNVAIINNAFLGMVRQWQEFFYDKRYAATPMTGPNFVKLAEAYRLTGFLCDKRSDVKTTVEKTLAAKGTVVIDFVVEKEDTVFPMVPAGADLDKMIRRPKQDVMLESGSDKDWEMPASALPNVFVEAKAEAKALNGRGQTAKKPAKAPARKIAKTSRR, encoded by the coding sequence ATGAAACTCACCGGCGCAGAAATCATTTGGGAATGCTTACAGCGCGAAGGCGTTGACGTCGTCTTCGGCTATCCGGGCGGCGCGATCCTGCCGACCTACGACGCGATGACGAAATATCCGAAGATCCACCATGTGCTCGTGCGCCACGAACAGGGCGCCACGCACATGGCGGACGGCTACGCCCGCGCCAGCGGCAAGGTCGGTGTCGCCATCGCGACCTCGGGCCCCGGCGCGACCAACATGGTCACCGGCATCGCCACCGCCATGATGGACTCCTCGCCCATCGTGTGCATCACCGGCCAGGTCGGCTCCAAGGCGATCGGCACCGACGCGTTCCAGGAGACGGACGTGACCGGCGTCACGCTGCCGATCACCAAGCACAATTACCTCGTCACGAAGCCCGGCGATGTCGCCCGCGCCATCCGCGAGGCGTTCTACATCGCCAAGAGCGGCCGCCCGGGCCCCGTGCTCGTGGACATCACCAAGGACGCGCAGCAGCTCACCGCCGAGTTCGACTGGGAGGCCGCCGCGCCGCGCCTGCCGGGCTACCGCCCGAGCTACCACGCCCCGGCGTCGGAGTTCGCGCGCGCCGCCGAGCTCATCAATGCCGCCAAGCGGCCGCTCATCTTCGCGGGGCAGGGCGTCCTCAAGTCCGGCACGACCGCCGAGGTGCTCAAGCTCGCCAAGACCGCGGGCATCCCGATCACCACGACGCTGCTCGGCATCGGCGCGATCCCCGCGTCGTCCGAGTTCAACCTCGGCATGATGGGCATGCACGGCGAGGCCTGGGTCAACCAGGCCATCCAGCAGGCCGACCTGCTGATCGCCCTCGGCATGCGCTTCGACGACCGTGTGACCGGCAACCTCAAGACCTACGCGCTCAATGCGAAGAAGATCCACGTCGATATCGACCCGACCGAAATCAACAAGAACGTCCCGGTGGACGTCGCCCTCATCGGCGATCTCCGCGAGGTGCTGACCCTCATCCAGCCGCAGGTGCAGAAGGCCGACCACACCGAGTGGTGGGCCACGATCAACGCCTTCCGCGGCGATTCCGCCGTGCGCGACATCCAGAGCCTGCCCGACAGCGGCCACCTCTACGCCGCGCATGTCATCAACGACATCTGGCGCCTCACGCAGAAGCGCGACACCATCGTCGTCACCGACGTCGGCCAGCACCAGATGTGGGAGGCCCAGTATTTCCGCCACGAGAAGCCCCGCTCGCTCATCACCTCCGGCGGCCTCGGCACGATGGGCTTCGCGCTCCCCGCGGCCATCGGCGCCAAGTTCGCCTGCCCCGACAAGGACGTGTGGGTGGTCGTCGGCGACGGCGGCTTCCAGATGACCTCCTGCGAACTGGCCACGGCCGAGCAGGAAGGGATCAAGGTCAACGTCGCGATCATCAACAACGCCTTCCTCGGCATGGTGCGCCAGTGGCAGGAGTTCTTCTACGACAAGCGCTACGCCGCCACGCCGATGACCGGCCCGAATTTTGTGAAGCTCGCCGAGGCCTACCGTCTCACCGGCTTCCTGTGCGACAAGCGCTCCGACGTTAAGACGACCGTGGAGAAGACCCTCGCGGCCAAGGGCACCGTCGTCATCGACTTCGTCGTCGAGAAGGAGGACACGGTGTTCCCGATGGTCCCCGCCGGCGCCGATCTCGACAAGATGATCCGCCGTCCGAAGCAGGACGTGATGCTCGAGTCCGGTTCCGACAAGGACTGGGAGATGCCGGCGTCCGCGCTGCCGAACGTCTTCGTCGAGGCGAAAGCCGAGGCCAAGGCCCTCAACGGCCGCGGCCAGACCGCCAAGAAGCCGGCGAAGGCGCCGGCCCGCAAGATCGCCAAAACATCCCGCCGCTAA
- the ilvC gene encoding ketol-acid reductoisomerase: MAKIYYDKDANLSLIRGKKVAIIGYGSQGHAHALNLKESGVKVRVGLSPKSKSVAKAKKAGLTVTSVAEASAWADVIMVLVPDHVQARLYREEIAPHLTAGKMLMFAHGFNIRFKGIVPPKNVDVSMIAPKSPGHRVREVFQEGGGVPGLIAVHQDATGHAKKLALSYGRGIGCTRAGVLETTFKEETETDLFGEQAVLCGGCSELVKAGFKTLVDAGYQPEIAYFECMHELKLIVDLMYRGGLNYMRYSVSDTAEWGDYVSGPRVITKKTQQEMKRILKDIQQGRFAKRFIDENNKYGRKTMNKFRNRERGQKIEVVGAKLRAMMPFLNPVVISK, from the coding sequence ATGGCTAAAATCTACTACGACAAGGACGCGAACCTCTCGCTCATCCGCGGCAAGAAAGTCGCGATCATCGGCTACGGCTCCCAAGGCCACGCCCACGCGCTCAACCTCAAGGAGAGCGGCGTCAAGGTCCGCGTCGGCCTCTCGCCGAAGAGCAAGTCCGTCGCCAAGGCCAAGAAGGCCGGCCTGACGGTCACCTCCGTCGCCGAGGCCTCCGCCTGGGCCGACGTCATCATGGTGCTGGTGCCGGACCACGTCCAGGCCCGCCTCTACCGCGAGGAGATTGCGCCGCACCTCACGGCCGGCAAGATGCTGATGTTCGCCCACGGCTTCAACATCCGCTTCAAGGGCATCGTCCCGCCGAAGAACGTCGACGTGAGCATGATCGCCCCGAAGTCCCCGGGCCACCGCGTCCGCGAGGTCTTCCAGGAGGGCGGCGGCGTCCCCGGCCTCATCGCCGTCCATCAGGACGCCACCGGCCACGCCAAGAAGCTCGCGCTGTCCTACGGCCGCGGCATCGGTTGCACCCGCGCGGGCGTGCTCGAGACCACCTTCAAGGAGGAGACCGAGACCGACCTCTTCGGCGAGCAGGCCGTCCTCTGCGGCGGCTGCTCCGAGCTGGTCAAGGCCGGCTTCAAGACCCTGGTCGACGCGGGCTACCAGCCCGAGATCGCCTACTTCGAGTGCATGCACGAGCTGAAGCTCATCGTGGACCTGATGTATCGCGGCGGCCTCAACTACATGCGCTACTCCGTCTCCGACACCGCGGAGTGGGGCGACTACGTCTCCGGCCCGCGCGTCATCACCAAGAAGACGCAGCAGGAGATGAAACGCATCCTCAAGGACATCCAGCAGGGCAGGTTTGCGAAGCGCTTCATCGATGAGAACAACAAGTATGGCCGCAAGACCATGAACAAGTTCCGCAACCGCGAGCGTGGCCAGAAGATCGAGGTCGTCGGCGCCAAACTGCGCGCGATGATGCCGTTCCTCAACCCCGTGGTCATCTCCAAATGA
- the ilvN gene encoding acetolactate synthase small subunit has product MAKHTLIAYVEDVPGVLNRVASLFRRRNFNIDSLTVGRTEQPGVSRLTVVVDATEAGARIVEANLYKLVNVLRVDDLTHKPSLFRELGLVKVKVTNQTRAEVLQLTDVFRARVVDVDEATLVIEVTGTPEKIGKFEMVLRPYGIVEIVRTGAVAMARGHELLSAAPPLVRTTADDHHPDAASLSMSV; this is encoded by the coding sequence ATGGCCAAACATACGCTCATCGCCTACGTGGAAGACGTGCCCGGCGTCCTGAACCGGGTCGCGTCGCTTTTCCGCCGCCGCAACTTCAACATCGACTCGCTCACGGTCGGCCGCACCGAGCAGCCGGGCGTGTCGCGCCTCACGGTCGTGGTCGACGCCACCGAGGCCGGCGCCCGCATCGTCGAGGCCAACCTCTACAAGCTGGTCAACGTCCTCCGCGTCGACGACCTCACCCACAAGCCGTCGCTCTTTCGCGAGCTCGGCCTGGTCAAGGTCAAGGTCACCAACCAGACGCGGGCCGAGGTGCTGCAGCTGACCGATGTCTTCCGCGCCCGCGTCGTCGACGTGGACGAGGCGACGCTCGTCATCGAGGTCACCGGCACGCCGGAGAAGATCGGCAAGTTCGAGATGGTCCTGCGTCCCTACGGCATCGTCGAGATCGTCCGCACCGGCGCCGTCGCGATGGCGCGCGGCCACGAGCTGCTCTCGGCCGCACCGCCGCTGGTCCGCACCACCGCGGATGACCACCATCCCGACGCCGCCAGCCTCTCCATGTCCGTTTAA
- the cimA gene encoding citramalate synthase produces the protein MTGTAQSVSVEIFDTTLRDGAQTEGISYSVDDKLRIARKLDELGVRFIEGGWPGSNPKDALFFEQARTMPWSHAKIVAFGATRRASLKPADDASVRALVDAGTEVCAIFGKSSVLQVKEVLRTTLEENLKMIEETVAYLRGQGKRVIYDAEHFFDGYRLDATYALQTLQAAVKGGAETIVLCDTNGGSLPWQVEAAVTEVRARLGSAPVGIHAHDDTGCGVANSMAAVRAGARHVQGTINGYGERCGNANLCVVIPNLELKLNFRTLPSGALARLHEVARFVAEVANLAPNEHMAYVGDSAFAHKAGVHVAAMQRHPDAYQHIDPTVVGNEMRVVVSELSGRANVVSKASELGLQQVDAATGAKIVELIKAKEHEGFSFEAAEASVALLVRRITPGYQPLFTLLDYRGMVSRHGERSMAEATIKLSIGGHEVHTAAEGNGPVNAFDQALRKALQPLFPQVKDISLADYKVRILNSNLGTAAITRVLIDWHDGVRRWSTVGAGSNILDATWLALADGYEYSLTPQAVGAVAPNGLLSKGA, from the coding sequence ATGACCGGCACCGCCCAGTCCGTTTCCGTCGAAATCTTTGACACCACCCTGCGCGACGGCGCGCAGACGGAGGGCATCTCGTATTCCGTCGACGACAAGCTGCGCATCGCGCGCAAGCTGGACGAGCTGGGCGTGAGGTTCATCGAGGGCGGCTGGCCGGGGTCCAATCCGAAAGACGCGCTGTTCTTCGAGCAGGCGCGCACGATGCCGTGGTCGCACGCGAAGATCGTGGCGTTCGGCGCCACGCGCCGCGCCAGCCTCAAGCCGGCCGACGACGCCAGCGTCCGCGCGCTGGTGGACGCCGGCACCGAGGTCTGCGCCATCTTCGGCAAGTCCTCCGTCCTGCAGGTGAAGGAAGTCCTCCGCACCACGCTGGAGGAGAACCTGAAGATGATCGAGGAGACCGTGGCCTACCTGCGCGGGCAGGGGAAGCGGGTCATCTACGACGCCGAGCATTTCTTTGACGGCTACCGCCTCGACGCGACCTACGCCCTGCAGACCCTGCAGGCGGCGGTCAAGGGCGGCGCCGAAACCATCGTGCTGTGCGATACCAACGGCGGTTCGCTGCCGTGGCAGGTCGAGGCGGCCGTGACGGAGGTCCGCGCCAGGCTCGGTTCCGCGCCGGTTGGCATCCACGCGCACGACGACACCGGCTGCGGCGTGGCCAACAGCATGGCGGCGGTCCGCGCCGGCGCCCGCCACGTGCAGGGCACGATCAACGGCTACGGCGAGCGCTGCGGCAACGCCAACCTCTGCGTTGTCATCCCCAATCTCGAGCTGAAGCTTAATTTTCGGACCCTGCCGTCCGGCGCGCTGGCGCGGCTGCACGAGGTCGCGCGCTTCGTCGCCGAGGTCGCCAACCTGGCGCCCAATGAGCACATGGCCTACGTCGGCGACAGCGCCTTCGCCCACAAGGCCGGCGTGCACGTGGCCGCCATGCAGCGCCACCCCGATGCCTACCAGCACATCGACCCGACGGTCGTCGGCAACGAGATGCGCGTGGTGGTCAGCGAGCTTTCCGGCCGGGCCAACGTCGTGTCCAAGGCGAGCGAGCTCGGCCTGCAGCAGGTCGACGCCGCCACCGGCGCGAAGATCGTCGAGCTCATCAAGGCCAAGGAGCACGAGGGCTTTTCCTTCGAGGCGGCCGAGGCGAGCGTCGCGCTGCTCGTCCGCCGGATCACCCCGGGTTACCAGCCGCTGTTCACGCTGCTGGACTACCGCGGCATGGTCAGCCGCCACGGCGAGCGCAGCATGGCCGAGGCGACCATCAAGCTCAGCATCGGCGGCCACGAGGTGCACACGGCGGCCGAGGGCAACGGCCCGGTCAACGCCTTCGACCAGGCGCTGCGCAAGGCGCTGCAGCCGCTCTTCCCGCAGGTGAAGGACATCTCCCTGGCCGATTACAAGGTCCGCATCCTCAATTCCAACCTCGGCACCGCCGCCATCACCCGGGTGCTCATCGACTGGCACGACGGCGTCCGCCGCTGGAGCACGGTCGGCGCCGGCAGCAACATCCTCGACGCCACCTGGCTGGCGCTGGCCGACGGCTACGAATACAGCCTGACGCCTCAGGCGGTAGGGGCCGTTGCCCCCAACGGCCTTCTCTCCAAGGGCGCTTGA
- the ilvD gene encoding dihydroxy-acid dehydratase — protein sequence MNSGKRHSHLVTDGPSRAPARAMMKAIGFTDADLAKPLIGIANTWTEIGPCNFHLRALAEHVKAGVRAAGGTPLEFNTVSISDGITMGTEGMKTSLISRELIADSIELVARGNSLDGLVCLSACDKTNPGVMMALARLDIPGLALYGGSIDHGHHNGKALTVQDVFEAVGAFTAGKIDAKEFRCVENAACPTAGACGGQFTANTMATIMEAIGISPAGLNGIPATAEEKNKAAFRCGEIVMDLVRADLKPSQIMTRKAFENAVVSVAASGGSTNAVLHLLALAKEANVSLKIDEFDTISAKTPTIATLKPGGLYTAVEMHKAGGISLLLRRLLEGGYLNKECVTVTGRTIAEDVKGAFEAPGQQVIRPTDKAFKPTGGLVILRGNLAEEGGVLKVAGSSREKLKGPARVFNCEEDAMAAANAQQIKAGDVVVIRYEGPKGGPGMREMLGVTGALAGQGLADSVALLTDGRFSGATRGFSIGHVAPEAFVGGLIAFVQEGDTIEIDVPARKLHVEIAPAELARRQAGWKAPAPRYARGVMAKYANTVSSASEGAVTT from the coding sequence ATGAATTCCGGCAAACGCCACAGCCACCTTGTCACCGACGGCCCGAGCCGGGCGCCCGCCCGCGCCATGATGAAGGCCATCGGGTTTACCGATGCCGACCTGGCCAAGCCGTTGATCGGCATCGCCAACACCTGGACCGAGATCGGGCCCTGCAATTTCCACCTCCGCGCCCTCGCCGAGCACGTCAAGGCGGGCGTCCGCGCCGCCGGCGGCACCCCGCTGGAGTTCAACACCGTCTCCATCTCCGACGGCATCACGATGGGCACCGAGGGCATGAAGACCTCGCTCATCAGCCGCGAGCTCATCGCCGACTCCATCGAGCTCGTCGCCCGCGGCAACAGCCTCGACGGCCTCGTCTGCCTTTCCGCCTGCGACAAGACCAACCCCGGCGTCATGATGGCGCTGGCCCGCCTGGACATCCCGGGCCTCGCGCTCTACGGCGGCTCGATCGACCACGGCCACCACAACGGCAAGGCGCTCACTGTGCAGGACGTCTTCGAGGCGGTCGGTGCGTTCACCGCCGGCAAGATCGACGCGAAGGAATTCCGTTGCGTCGAGAACGCCGCCTGCCCGACGGCCGGCGCGTGCGGCGGCCAGTTCACCGCCAACACCATGGCGACGATCATGGAGGCCATCGGCATCTCGCCCGCCGGCCTCAACGGCATCCCGGCCACGGCCGAGGAAAAGAACAAGGCCGCGTTCCGCTGTGGCGAGATCGTGATGGACCTCGTCCGCGCGGACCTGAAGCCCTCGCAGATCATGACGCGGAAGGCCTTCGAAAATGCCGTCGTCTCGGTCGCGGCCTCGGGCGGCTCGACCAACGCCGTGTTGCACCTGCTCGCGCTCGCGAAGGAAGCCAATGTTTCGCTCAAGATCGACGAGTTCGACACCATCAGCGCGAAGACCCCGACCATCGCCACGCTCAAGCCCGGCGGCCTCTATACGGCCGTCGAGATGCACAAGGCCGGCGGCATCTCGCTGCTGCTCCGCCGTCTGCTCGAGGGCGGCTACCTGAACAAGGAGTGCGTGACCGTCACCGGCCGCACGATCGCCGAGGACGTGAAGGGCGCGTTCGAGGCGCCCGGCCAGCAGGTCATCCGGCCGACCGACAAGGCCTTCAAGCCCACCGGCGGGCTCGTCATCCTTCGCGGCAACCTGGCCGAGGAGGGCGGCGTGCTCAAGGTCGCCGGCAGCTCGCGCGAAAAACTCAAGGGTCCGGCGCGCGTCTTCAATTGCGAGGAGGATGCCATGGCCGCGGCCAACGCGCAGCAGATCAAGGCCGGCGATGTCGTCGTCATCCGCTACGAGGGCCCCAAGGGCGGCCCCGGCATGCGCGAAATGCTCGGCGTGACCGGCGCGCTGGCGGGGCAGGGGCTCGCCGACTCCGTGGCGCTGCTCACCGACGGCCGCTTCTCCGGCGCAACGCGCGGCTTCTCCATCGGCCACGTCGCCCCCGAGGCGTTCGTGGGCGGCCTGATCGCCTTCGTGCAGGAGGGCGACACCATCGAGATCGATGTCCCGGCGCGCAAACTGCACGTCGAGATCGCCCCCGCCGAGCTGGCCCGCCGCCAGGCCGGCTGGAAGGCACCCGCCCCGCGCTACGCGCGCGGCGTCATGGCCAAGTATGCCAACACCGTGTCGTCCGCTTCCGAGGGCGCCGTCACCACCTGA
- the thrA gene encoding bifunctional aspartate kinase/homoserine dehydrogenase I, with the protein MSARWQVYKFGGSSLGTSGRLPKVLELVVAAPRPLALVVSALGDSTDWLILSAKSAADGNISQARRELAQVRELATATGRSVLNSQGQKGLKHDLDDILTPVERLLSGIELTRECSARTLDSIISVGERISVALLARALTERDVPAIPVDARDFVVTDATFGAATVDKAATAEKFAAGAARWTGSVPIVTGFIGRTKDGQTTTLGRNGSDYTATLVAGLLKASAVTVWTDVLGVMTADPALVREATPVDRLSYDEALELAYFGTRMFHPRTIIPLRECGAALVIRSTTQPDAPGTRIDAKGNPDPNRPTCVTSLERLGLIGVQSRRTGLGKPLGGRILAALGEAGVRVWMTTESTLGQSFSVVIPEVDEARAKQSISEALAPEIQSGDLRIEPVLSPVTLVTLVGENMGAQPNVAGKFLNSIGAAGIPVRAVAQGASARSISCVVDADQTATAVRTVHGAFNLAHTQLSVLLLGKGVVGGSLLKQIDRQNQALGREHDVQVRLVGIGSSKGALYDAEGLPPLEAIAALEKALATGKAVKDASSLLKKLSQLPNPVLVDCSAAAGMEKIYRAAFEHGINVVSANKQPLALPQPERVALLAAARKNFRAYHYETTVGAALPVIETLKNLVRTGDHVITIEGAFSGTLGFLCERLVQGDALSAAVRQAKELGYTEPHPRDDLSGLDVARKAVILARELGLLVELGDVALEPFVPAENLREDDPEKFLQSLAKLDAKVAARVAASMKQGKQPRYLARITPGAEGPKVTVGPIDVDASHPAASLRGSEAFVAFHTERYRQYPMVVRGAGAGGEVTAAGVLADILRLAQNMRGRR; encoded by the coding sequence ATGAGCGCGCGCTGGCAGGTCTACAAATTCGGGGGCTCCTCCCTCGGCACTTCGGGGCGTCTGCCCAAGGTGCTGGAGCTGGTGGTCGCCGCGCCGCGCCCGCTGGCGCTGGTCGTCTCCGCCCTCGGCGACAGCACCGACTGGCTCATCCTGTCCGCGAAGTCGGCCGCCGACGGCAACATCAGCCAGGCCCGCCGCGAACTGGCCCAGGTGCGCGAGCTCGCCACCGCCACCGGCCGCAGCGTGCTCAACAGCCAGGGGCAGAAGGGCCTCAAGCACGACCTCGACGACATCCTTACCCCCGTGGAGCGCCTGCTCTCCGGCATCGAGCTGACCCGCGAGTGCTCGGCCCGCACCCTCGACTCCATCATCAGCGTCGGCGAGCGCATCTCCGTGGCGCTGCTGGCCCGGGCGCTGACCGAGCGCGATGTGCCGGCCATCCCGGTGGACGCCCGCGATTTTGTCGTGACCGACGCCACCTTCGGCGCGGCCACGGTGGACAAGGCCGCGACCGCGGAGAAATTCGCCGCCGGGGCGGCCAGGTGGACCGGCTCGGTGCCGATCGTCACGGGCTTCATCGGCCGCACCAAGGACGGCCAGACGACCACGCTCGGCCGCAACGGCTCCGATTACACCGCCACGCTCGTGGCCGGTTTGCTCAAGGCCAGCGCCGTCACCGTCTGGACGGACGTGCTCGGCGTGATGACCGCCGACCCGGCGCTCGTGCGCGAGGCCACGCCGGTGGACCGGTTGTCCTACGACGAGGCGCTCGAGCTCGCTTATTTCGGCACGCGGATGTTCCATCCGCGCACCATCATCCCGCTCCGCGAATGCGGCGCGGCGCTCGTCATCCGCAGCACCACGCAGCCCGACGCTCCCGGCACGCGGATTGACGCGAAGGGCAATCCCGACCCGAACCGCCCGACCTGCGTCACCAGCCTCGAGCGCCTCGGCCTGATCGGCGTGCAGTCGCGCCGCACCGGACTGGGCAAGCCGCTCGGCGGCCGCATCCTCGCCGCCCTCGGCGAGGCCGGCGTGCGCGTGTGGATGACCACCGAGTCCACCCTCGGCCAGTCGTTCTCCGTCGTGATCCCCGAAGTCGACGAGGCCCGCGCCAAGCAAAGCATCAGCGAGGCGCTCGCGCCGGAAATCCAGTCGGGCGACCTGCGGATCGAGCCGGTGCTCTCGCCGGTGACGCTCGTCACGCTGGTCGGCGAGAACATGGGCGCCCAGCCGAACGTGGCGGGCAAGTTCCTCAATTCGATCGGCGCGGCGGGCATCCCGGTGCGCGCCGTGGCACAGGGTGCGTCGGCCCGCAGCATCTCGTGCGTGGTGGACGCCGACCAGACGGCGACCGCAGTGCGCACGGTGCACGGCGCCTTCAACCTCGCGCACACCCAGCTCAGCGTGCTCCTGCTCGGCAAGGGCGTGGTGGGTGGCAGCCTCCTCAAGCAGATCGACCGGCAGAACCAGGCGCTCGGCCGCGAGCACGACGTGCAGGTGCGGCTGGTCGGCATCGGCTCGAGCAAGGGGGCGCTTTACGACGCCGAGGGCCTGCCGCCGCTCGAGGCCATCGCCGCGCTCGAGAAGGCGCTCGCCACGGGGAAGGCCGTCAAGGACGCCAGCTCCCTGCTCAAGAAACTCTCGCAACTGCCCAATCCCGTGCTCGTGGACTGCTCGGCCGCGGCCGGCATGGAAAAGATCTACCGGGCGGCCTTCGAGCACGGCATCAACGTCGTGTCGGCCAACAAGCAGCCGCTCGCGCTGCCGCAGCCGGAGCGCGTGGCGCTGCTGGCCGCGGCGCGGAAGAATTTCCGCGCCTACCACTACGAGACAACCGTCGGGGCGGCGCTGCCGGTCATCGAGACGTTGAAGAACCTCGTCCGCACCGGCGACCACGTCATCACCATCGAGGGCGCGTTCTCCGGCACGCTGGGCTTCCTGTGCGAACGGCTGGTGCAGGGCGACGCCCTGTCGGCCGCGGTGCGCCAGGCCAAGGAGCTCGGCTACACCGAGCCGCACCCGCGCGACGACCTCTCGGGCCTCGATGTGGCGCGCAAGGCCGTCATCCTCGCCCGTGAGCTTGGCCTGCTGGTCGAGCTGGGCGACGTGGCCCTCGAGCCGTTCGTGCCGGCGGAGAACCTGCGCGAAGACGACCCGGAGAAATTCCTGCAGTCGCTGGCGAAGCTTGATGCCAAGGTCGCGGCGCGCGTCGCGGCGAGCATGAAGCAGGGCAAGCAGCCGCGCTACCTGGCGCGCATCACGCCCGGCGCCGAGGGGCCGAAGGTGACCGTCGGCCCGATTGACGTCGATGCCTCCCATCCGGCGGCGTCGTTGCGCGGGTCGGAGGCCTTCGTGGCGTTTCATACCGAGCGCTACCGCCAATATCCGATGGTTGTGCGCGGGGCAGGCGCGGGAGGGGAAGTGACCGCGGCCGGCGTGCTGGCGGATATCCTCCGTCTCGCCCAGAACATGCGCGGCCGGCGGTGA
- a CDS encoding 2-isopropylmalate synthase: protein MKSSSANYVRIFDTSLRDGEQAPGASMTSAEKLEVARALTRLGVDVIEAGFPAASPDDLAAVQAIAAEIGQTSIEGRPQAQPPIICGLARCTKNDIDAAWQGVKGAKHPRIHTFLATSDLHLKHKLRMSREEMTARAVEMVAYARSLCKDVEFSPEDAGRSDPEFLHKVLAAVIKAGATTLNIPDTVGYTMPDEFGALIEGIIKHTPGAKDVIISVHCHDDLGLAVANSLAGLRAGARQAEVTVNGIGERAGNASLEEVVMAIRTRGAKIGLQTGVDATQLCRISKLVSRSTSYPVPPNKAIVGANAFAHESGIHQDGMIKNAETYEIMKPQDVGATHTMLVLGKHSGRAAFSKRLTELGYPLEGDALLKAFNEFKKLADRKKSVLDADLIALASDERTTVPELWALDSLQVMCGTTGMPTASVRLRDPDGKIRSAAALGTGPVDAAYKAINGIVQLPVELLEFGISAVTEGVDALAEATVRVRHEEQRSSHGHGADSDIVVAAAKAYIASLNHVLSRQSSGRVQHSQSAPTEVPR from the coding sequence ATGAAATCTTCCTCCGCCAATTACGTTCGTATCTTCGACACCAGCCTCCGCGACGGCGAGCAGGCCCCCGGTGCTTCCATGACCTCGGCTGAAAAGCTCGAGGTCGCCCGCGCGCTCACCCGCCTCGGCGTCGACGTCATCGAGGCCGGCTTCCCGGCCGCCTCGCCCGACGACCTCGCGGCGGTGCAGGCCATCGCCGCTGAGATCGGCCAGACATCCATCGAGGGCCGCCCGCAGGCCCAACCGCCGATCATCTGCGGCCTGGCCCGCTGCACGAAGAACGACATCGACGCGGCCTGGCAGGGCGTCAAGGGCGCCAAGCACCCGCGTATCCACACCTTCCTCGCGACCAGCGATCTCCACCTCAAGCACAAGCTCCGCATGTCGCGCGAGGAGATGACCGCCCGCGCCGTCGAGATGGTCGCCTACGCCCGTTCGCTCTGCAAGGACGTCGAGTTCTCGCCGGAGGACGCCGGCCGCAGCGACCCGGAGTTCCTCCACAAGGTGCTCGCCGCCGTCATCAAGGCCGGCGCCACCACGCTCAATATCCCGGACACCGTCGGCTACACCATGCCCGACGAGTTCGGGGCGCTGATCGAGGGCATCATCAAGCACACGCCCGGCGCCAAGGACGTGATCATCTCCGTGCACTGCCACGACGATCTCGGCCTGGCGGTCGCCAATTCGCTCGCCGGCCTCCGCGCCGGCGCACGCCAGGCGGAGGTCACGGTCAACGGCATCGGCGAGCGCGCGGGCAACGCGTCGCTCGAGGAGGTGGTCATGGCCATCCGCACCCGCGGCGCGAAGATCGGCCTCCAGACCGGCGTGGACGCCACCCAGCTCTGCCGCATCAGCAAGCTCGTCTCCCGCAGCACCAGCTATCCCGTGCCGCCCAACAAGGCCATCGTCGGCGCCAACGCCTTCGCGCACGAGTCCGGCATCCACCAGGACGGCATGATCAAGAACGCCGAGACCTATGAGATCATGAAGCCGCAGGATGTCGGCGCGACGCACACCATGCTCGTGCTCGGCAAGCATTCCGGCCGCGCGGCCTTTTCCAAGCGCCTCACCGAGCTCGGCTACCCGCTCGAGGGCGACGCGCTGCTCAAGGCCTTCAACGAGTTCAAGAAGCTCGCCGACCGCAAGAAGAGCGTCCTCGACGCCGACCTCATCGCGCTCGCCTCCGACGAGCGCACCACCGTGCCCGAGCTCTGGGCGCTGGATTCCCTCCAGGTCATGTGCGGCACCACCGGCATGCCCACCGCCAGCGTCCGCCTCCGCGATCCCGACGGCAAGATCCGCAGTGCGGCCGCCCTCGGCACCGGTCCGGTCGACGCCGCCTACAAGGCGATCAACGGCATCGTCCAGCTGCCGGTCGAACTGCTCGAGTTCGGCATCAGCGCCGTCACCGAAGGCGTCGACGCCCTCGCCGAGGCCACCGTCCGTGTCCGCCACGAGGAGCAGCGCTCCTCGCACGGCCACGGCGCGGACAGCGACATCGTCGTCGCCGCGGCCAAGGCTTACATCGCCTCGCTCAACCACGTGCTGTCGCGCCAGTCCAGCGGCCGCGTCCAGCACTCGCAGAGCGCGCCCACCGAAGTTCCCCGCTGA